CAAAGAGAGCTTTATGAGAGTGAAACAAAATGCTCGCATCGCAGCcatcaactccctcgagagctgattcTGGGCACTTCACTCTCAAGCGAACTGTGtgtgtcccttttttttttttttgctggcagggaaaacacacagcctgaacgctgccttctcttgattgaagctttgacaaatggagcttatcagtggacaaatgacactaaataagactcagaaacagatagcgactgacacacGCACAGAGCGCTTTCTGAAGACAGAAGGCTGGTTGCCGGTTTCGCTGCTCGTGCTCTTATgtttcctggtctctgacgtcacccacctatgacgtcttgcccatccattggactgattacacacattaTTCAGAGACGTTACGCTGGAGGCTTTATCCACAGCTTTCTCGACGCAGCTCATGTTGCTGAAGAGGAATCAGATTTACCAGCTGACACGTTTTGACAGGAAATAACCACTATGTCAAATGTGGAGTTGCATGTTAAGCTCCGGTCTAATGACAGTCACTTCACCTTTGACCTGCTCACACACAGGgctgaaaatgagaaacaaatttaaaaatcTTGCTAAAGGGCTGCCTAattaattcattgtttttttatattctttttgtaaaatgttatatttgaaaAGCTTTTGTTTTTCCCCCATGATTTATAGcaatttgaaattgaaattatgtaaataatgttgaatcactcttttattttaattttttttattattattattattattattattgtttttttgtgtgtgtgtgtgtgtgtgttactataATGCTGCTGTGGAAATTAGAAACAAATACAGATGTGTTTggttgttattttgaactttgaaGTGAGAGAAACTCAATTTGCTGTTCAGACTGAGTCCaagtataaattaatataaaaaaaaaaaataaataaaaaaaaaacttcttcttGAACGTCTGTggtactttggataaaagtgccaAATTTAGTATCGCAAATTTGACAAGTGAACACTGGAAAAAATTATAGAACGTATAtcgatgtttttgttttgtttgtttgtttttcatttaaaagtgaaaacagAACACTTGTGTATTGAGTTTGAAACTGAAGATATAATgatgaaagaatgaaaaaaatatttagtgattATGTGCAAAGATGAAGATGTAATTAACATGAACTCCCAGCAGAAgcacattattaaacatttattgttgAGGGGAGGAGACATTTACATATAAAACAATTGCAAAATGTATTGTTTGCCAAAGTTGGTGTCTTCTTGCTCACTGGGAACAATGCAAACCCTTTACACTGAGCACCGAATGGGACTGGACTCACTCTTGTGGACATACAACTAATAGATTCAAATTCATTGTTGCTTTGTTCTATACAATTCAAGAAGGAAAACTTGATGTCTCTCCAGAGTACTTCATAAATGAATCTTACAGCAGTGAACCAAAGCGATGTCTGTCAGGAATATCTGTGTCCAGAGAGAtctgtttctttttctgtctATGTGATTCTGTATGCGGCTGCAGCAGCTGTGTCTCTTCTGACCGTGTGTGGAAACCTGCTGGTCATAATCTCTGTTAGTCACTTCAAGCAGCTCCACACACCTGCGAACATCCTCATCCTCTCTTTGGCTGTGTCTGATCTTCTAGTTGGAGTTTTTGTGATGCCGTTTCACTTATCGTGGCTCATTGAATCATGTTGGATTTCTGGCCCAGTGATgtgttcagttttcagttttgtgACTTTTCAGGCACCAACCGTGTCTGTTCATACTGTGGCTCTCATAGCAGTTGATCGCTTTTTGGCTTTAAGTTCTCCTTTTCTTTACTCTGAAAAGATCTCACCCACTGTGATCTGCATAGCAACTTTATTTAACTGGCTGTTTTCACTCCTTTATATCTTTGCTCTTCTTTACGTTAATAACTTCACTGGTATCATGTGTCCAGGAGAATGTCTTTATATTATAGACAAGGTTTCTTCTCTCGTTGACCTCATAGTTGTGTTTATTATGCCCTGTAcacttattataatattatacactcATGTTTTTGTCATTGCTAAGAAACATGCGACTGCTATAAGAGCTCTTCAAATTCACAAAAGAACAGAATCCtccaaaaatagagtcagtgaCAAATCAGAGCGAAAAGCTGCATTAGCACTCGGCATTCTGGTCTTTGTGTTTCTCCTGTGTTTACTgccatattatatattttctttaacaaatttcttaaaaaatgacTCATTTTCTAATCTTATCAACAGTGTTTTGGTTCTCTTTTACCTTAATTCCTCCATCAATCCACTTCTCTATGCTCTGTTGTACCCTTGGTTTAAGAAAAGTGTAAAgataattattacttttaaaatattgaacACAGACTCCTCTCTGATGAATGTCCTTTCATTAAATtcttaatgaaaaacaaacatatgtactctattttctattgtttatgtttcagtattttctaatgttaattttgatcattattgtgcagtaaaaatataattattcatatattttgatgaataaaaccaGGCATGTTATTCAAAAACCACTTCCTCATTACATGCACAAATCAGCATTGTTTATCAAAAGTGAAAATGTTTGTTGgatgacataaaaaaaactttttcaacaGATCAGTAATATATCCATAAATTTGATTCAAAATGTTAATTCTAGACATCTGTAAAACTGAtcactctttttatttttagaatattacaaaattattaatgaaatataaattaattctaATAAAAGTCAAGTTTCATATGCTTCTTTGGTCAAATCTTTGGTAAAAACATGGaatataactttcaatatttaacaGGTTTATCAGAGCAGTCTTATTATTGTTCTGAATATATAATGAATGTCTAGTTATTGTGGGGATGAATACATGTTTTAGGCCATCATCCTCATGgtagaaaagtttagatgatgAGACATAGGCCATAGCAGGGCCAGACATTAAAGCTTGTTCACTTGACTATTgatcaaatgtaaacattttatgtaaatgatgacatgtatatttaattagttgtcttttaaaaagtaaaaaaaaaaaatgtcctagaAATAAATTTAAGGCAAACATCACTAATATTCTGATTAAAGTAAGACTTGATAGAGCAATGATTTCACTTTtgatttctctctgtgtgtgcacttggatgggtttaatgcagagcaccaattccacgactttcactttcatgaGGCTATtgcttcaaaataaaaatagcatttacGCCCcaaaatttttacaaataattgtttAACCTGCTGTGCGATCTTTTCTCTCCTGTGTAACATTACATGTTTatattaaaggcacaatatgtactttttttttgtaaagtatccCAATtgtttcgaagaatgtttaaatccagagaaataagcaattttaagtAGTAACATGGACCATGTCCATATTGTCTTTCACTCTTTGTGAATTGTTTAAGGAAAATATTGCCATtcagatagtaaaaaaaaatgtcctagaAATAAATTTAAGGCAAACATAACAAATAATCTGATTAAAATAAGATCTGATAGAGTCCTGATGAGGCCATTGCTtcagaataaattgcatttacaccaaaaaaaagaaaaaatggttaACCTGCTGTGCAATCTTTTCTCTCCTGTGTAACATTGGATGTTTatattaaaggcacaatatgtaagatttttttagtaaaatatcccaatgttttgaagaatgtttaaatccagagaaagtAAGAGTAATTTTAACTACTGACACAGACCTTGTCCATATTGTCTTTGTGTCTACCTTGGTCCCAACAAGAGAGTGGTCAGTGTCACAGTCCCATTTCAAATGTTTCCCTCTCTGAAAGTTTTTGacttcactgttatgctgatgatactcaactatatatctcaatgagaccagatgaaacttctaaattatctaagctaacagagtgtgttaaaaatgtaaaaagattgcatgataagctactactacatattgtagaaacttaattttctgtaaagttactttgcaatgatttgtatcataaaaagtgctatacaaataaacttgaattcagTTGAATTCAATGAATGAATTGAACAGTCATAACCTTACATAACCTTACATACATAACCTTAGACGTTCTTCTTCAGGAAAtagagctgcgtcgagaacgctTTGGGGAATGAGAATGCCTATGCCAtcagactttcaaatctctgcctagtgtggaagagcacagctaaagcaagagaaggagacaGGACCCTGACAGTAATCGGGGACAACCCGTCCAATGGCTAAACTTCAGAAGGAGTAAGTCTTGACCCCcaagagaggggagatcagaggactcgaggcttaggataccatcctgatcaccgcttagcataagcttcttctggccagaggcctgtggtggaaaaattcatttaacactgcttctgtatgcctatatatgcatgtgtttactTAGAATTGCTGGGGGGgaaacagatgtctgagaatgacctgagagggtcattgggccatatagtggggggacaatgcctgaggatgacctgagggggtcacctaagtcctaaatgtgcactgtaaaccctgataagttcacagaactcaaaaaatattttgtaacagattacacaaaaacatttaagtgatgtttttaaatgttttaagtttacataaacttaaaaaaattaattccagttgccttaaattatcttagagttatattaaataattatatttctgaacatataattagggagtaattcactcataattttatctatttttcaactcctataatgtgggaaatacactcaaaattaggcttttgctgtccatcctcagtctaaccacaggctctactcttcaccacaacggtaacactacaaatccaacatgacataaacctttgtaaaatctaatataacacaacatttatgtattaacttatgtccctctatgttaatcttgtgtaaaaacacacaaaataacacttaatttctaaatttattttccttgttttctgattcAAAGCATGCTTGGAACTAGAacacacaatcattttaagttcacctcactacaacaaatttttgagttaacagaacttatttaaattaagtccaatgaactttcgttattatttgagtgcaattaactaatttcatttgattaatttcactgttcagtTTTACAGTGTGTGAGAAACAAACCACAGAGAGTGTTTTTTATGTTATCCATGGAAATGTACAGCTTCTAAGACTTTGTAACCTTGACGCAGCAGAGGGATAcaaggtggaggactgccctcttcctgggtcgTTTGCACTCTGCAGggaactcagtgttgctgtatgactgtctcaccttctttgcaaagaataaaagctttctttttaattaaacccTGAGagtgagtctgtctcttatgctgatgagagttgatttaaTTTTGCCACAATAGGCCGCAGCCTCAGTGCAGCATGGAGAAAaaatgtaaccagagggtttctgcccACTGACTGAGAGAAGGGCCTGCAGCAGGCATGTACTGGCCATCGGGACTACCGggagattcccggtgggccgcggtctggttgggccggtgcgttatgtattttgtttttaaatcattaataatcGCAACTATATTCGTAATTATATTGTTGTATGGTACAATTCCGGCCTTATTTGTCTCTCTCATGAAGCtgcatgatgctttttttttttttttacgttaatcacaattaattatttaaaacattacaaaaagcacTATAAATAACAGATAAAACGACGCGTGCACATGATGCTGATGCGAGCTGCGAGACGTGACGTGTTCACtgctcattggccaatcagaatcaagttctaGCCTTGAAAAGCGGCCCATTACAACTGCaacga
The sequence above is a segment of the Carassius gibelio isolate Cgi1373 ecotype wild population from Czech Republic chromosome A20, carGib1.2-hapl.c, whole genome shotgun sequence genome. Coding sequences within it:
- the LOC127938522 gene encoding trace amine-associated receptor 7e-like; this encodes MNLTAVNQSDVCQEYLCPERSVSFSVYVILYAAAAAVSLLTVCGNLLVIISVSHFKQLHTPANILILSLAVSDLLVGVFVMPFHLSWLIESCWISGPVMCSVFSFVTFQAPTVSVHTVALIAVDRFLALSSPFLYSEKISPTVICIATLFNWLFSLLYIFALLYVNNFTGIMCPGECLYIIDKVSSLVDLIVVFIMPCTLIIILYTHVFVIAKKHATAIRALQIHKRTESSKNRVSDKSERKAALALGILVFVFLLCLLPYYIFSLTNFLKNDSFSNLINSVLVLFYLNSSINPLLYALLYPWFKKSVKIIITFKILNTDSSLMNVLSLNS